A region from the Candidatus Palauibacter scopulicola genome encodes:
- a CDS encoding lamin tail domain-containing protein, which produces MCFGTTHEPSAGRGRERLRRALAVASLATLLATPVVAGVPSAPIVDPDSVLRITFLDVGQADAVLIQAPGGRTALVDAGRDDIVPLLRQFGVSEIDLLVATHPHADHIGGMAGVIAAFPVRFYMDNGEPHTTRTYRRLLAALDARPEITYLEASPRTLTLGEVEIDVLPLLPRGATGLNDRSVTLLVRFGEFRAFLSGDSEIRQLTHLMNRGAVPEVALLKAPHHGADNGFTREFLNAARPRVVVISVGRDNPYGHPGPAALRAYEASGAAVFRTDRHGHVSVQGRESGDYEVSFGGEVALRGTGDEPRDAPVALPGPTGVLGTPGEARIRLWVHADAPGNDHTNPNGEYAVIRNLTPDDRPIGGWLLCDGANHCFRFPADALLGAGGQIVVHTGSGRADGTRYYMDRRQAVWNNNGDTATLYDDTGAVVIVFDY; this is translated from the coding sequence ATGTGCTTCGGGACCACACACGAGCCGTCGGCAGGGCGGGGTCGGGAGCGGCTTCGCCGGGCGCTTGCGGTCGCCTCCCTTGCCACCCTCCTCGCCACGCCTGTCGTCGCGGGCGTCCCGTCCGCCCCGATCGTCGATCCCGATTCCGTTCTGCGCATCACGTTCCTCGATGTGGGACAGGCCGATGCCGTGCTCATCCAGGCGCCGGGTGGGAGGACCGCGCTCGTGGACGCGGGGCGCGACGACATCGTCCCTCTACTGCGGCAGTTCGGCGTGAGCGAGATCGATCTGCTCGTCGCCACGCACCCCCACGCGGATCACATCGGCGGCATGGCCGGCGTCATCGCGGCGTTCCCGGTGCGTTTCTACATGGACAACGGGGAGCCGCACACGACACGGACCTACCGGCGGCTGCTCGCCGCCCTCGACGCGCGTCCGGAGATCACCTACCTGGAGGCCTCGCCGCGGACGCTCACGCTCGGCGAGGTCGAGATCGACGTGCTGCCGCTGCTCCCGCGGGGGGCGACGGGGCTCAACGACCGCTCCGTCACCCTGCTCGTGCGGTTCGGCGAGTTCCGCGCCTTCCTGAGCGGCGACTCGGAGATACGGCAACTGACCCATCTGATGAACCGGGGGGCCGTCCCCGAGGTGGCGCTGCTCAAGGCCCCGCACCACGGCGCCGACAACGGCTTCACACGGGAGTTTCTGAACGCCGCCCGCCCCCGGGTCGTCGTCATCTCGGTGGGCCGCGACAACCCCTACGGCCATCCGGGGCCCGCCGCCCTCCGGGCCTACGAGGCGTCGGGGGCCGCCGTGTTCCGCACGGATCGGCACGGCCACGTCTCCGTGCAGGGGCGCGAGAGCGGCGACTACGAAGTCTCGTTCGGCGGAGAGGTCGCGTTGCGCGGAACGGGAGACGAGCCGCGCGACGCGCCCGTGGCGCTTCCCGGGCCGACCGGCGTCCTCGGCACGCCGGGTGAGGCGCGGATCCGACTCTGGGTACACGCCGATGCGCCCGGCAACGATCACACGAACCCGAACGGCGAGTACGCCGTGATTCGGAACCTGACGCCCGACGACCGGCCGATCGGCGGCTGGTTGCTGTGCGACGGGGCCAATCACTGCTTCCGATTCCCGGCGGACGCGCTACTCGGGGCCGGCGGACAGATCGTGGTCCACACCGGTTCCGGGCGCGCCGACGGCACCCGCTATTACATGGATCGGCGGCAGGCCGTGTGGAACAACAACGGCGACACCGCGACCCTCTACGACGACACCGGGGCGGTCGTCATCGTGTTCGACTATTGA
- a CDS encoding glycine cleavage T C-terminal barrel domain-containing protein, which yields MTIAYGQPASVDQSDRIVPINLRQSGRTPVELLISTRVRKSPYWHLSHEAGCWRATIYNRIYHPRGYARPEEGGAAVEHEALTQRVTLWNVAVERQIRVSGPDAEAFADYVITRDATRIEPMRARYVILCNERGGILNDPVLLRLAVDEFWFSLADSDLLYWLQGVNVGLGMRVEIDEIDVCPLQVQGPRSRDLMVDLVGETIRDIPYYGLMEAEIAGCPVVVSQSGFSGEKGYEIYLRDATLHAETLWRAVLEAGEAHGLMVTAPGHQRRIQAGILSWGQDIDQETSPFQCHLAYQVPREKPGDYIGRVALERQRAEIEAGRSPFALVMVGMKLGGRPIDDYAPDFWLVSRADGGDPVGYLTSPWHAPELGSNIALGYVPPADSAIGTELFVWLPDEYATEPGKPDAARVCEVPFRPSANPSTREVALAQGRDAAM from the coding sequence ATGACGATCGCGTATGGACAGCCCGCGAGCGTGGACCAGTCGGACCGGATCGTTCCCATCAACCTGCGGCAGAGCGGGCGGACGCCGGTCGAACTGCTCATCTCGACCCGGGTCCGGAAGTCGCCGTACTGGCACCTGTCGCACGAGGCGGGTTGCTGGCGGGCTACGATCTACAACCGCATCTATCACCCCCGGGGCTACGCCCGGCCCGAGGAGGGGGGCGCGGCGGTGGAGCACGAGGCGCTCACCCAGCGGGTTACGCTGTGGAACGTCGCCGTGGAGCGGCAGATCCGCGTCAGCGGACCCGACGCGGAGGCCTTCGCCGACTACGTGATCACGCGCGACGCGACCCGGATCGAGCCAATGCGCGCGCGGTACGTCATCCTCTGCAACGAGCGCGGCGGCATCCTCAACGACCCGGTGCTGCTGCGGCTCGCCGTGGACGAGTTCTGGTTCTCGCTCGCCGACTCCGACCTCCTCTACTGGCTCCAGGGAGTGAACGTCGGCCTCGGGATGCGGGTGGAGATCGACGAGATCGACGTCTGCCCGCTGCAGGTCCAGGGGCCGAGGTCGCGCGACCTCATGGTCGACCTCGTAGGCGAGACGATCCGGGACATCCCCTACTACGGGCTCATGGAGGCGGAGATCGCCGGCTGCCCGGTCGTGGTCTCGCAGTCCGGGTTTTCGGGGGAGAAGGGGTACGAAATCTATCTTCGGGATGCGACGCTGCACGCGGAGACGCTGTGGCGGGCCGTGCTCGAGGCGGGGGAGGCGCACGGACTGATGGTCACGGCCCCCGGGCACCAGCGCCGCATCCAGGCCGGGATCCTCTCGTGGGGACAGGACATCGACCAGGAGACGAGCCCGTTCCAGTGCCACCTCGCCTACCAGGTGCCGCGCGAGAAGCCGGGCGACTACATCGGGCGGGTTGCGCTGGAGCGCCAGCGGGCCGAGATCGAGGCCGGCCGTTCTCCGTTCGCCCTCGTGATGGTGGGGATGAAGCTGGGCGGCCGGCCGATCGACGACTACGCCCCCGACTTCTGGCTGGTTTCTCGCGCGGACGGCGGCGATCCGGTGGGGTACCTCACGTCTCCGTGGCACGCCCCGGAGTTGGGGAGCAACATCGCCCTCGGGTACGTGCCGCCCGCCGACTCCGCCATCGGCACGGAACTCTTCGTGTGGCTCCCGGACGAGTACGCGACCGAGCCGGGCAAGCCCGATGCCGCCCGCGTGTGCGAGGTTCCGTTCAGGCCCTCCGCGAACCCGAGCACCCGCGAGGTGGCCCTCGCACAGGGCCGCGACGCGGCTATGTAG
- a CDS encoding NAD-dependent epimerase/dehydratase family protein, which yields MTMTRREFAGTSLAAAGAAALPAAGAAASTRETRPSTDSGSPATARAPRAGRLLILGGTGFIGPHMVREALARGHEVTLFNRGRSNPGLFPGVETLIGDRDGALDALRGKEWDYVIDNSGYVPRLVRDSATLLRDSVGRYLFTSTGSVYDFDQDELPEDARLLEVTDPESEDVGRYYGELKVMCEEAVQEIYGDRGTVTRLHVVAGPGDPTDRFTYWPVRIHHGGEVIAPGDMDNPVQFIDVRDLAEFCMHLLEEGTGGTFNVAGPALDRTRMDEFLYGIRATVTTPVSFTWVDEDFLRNREPPARFPLWYSHRGPTRGLAQVRSHRGVEAGLRFRPLAVTARETLDWFLGEPEERRTQLQLNLERDARILADWKSR from the coding sequence ATGACGATGACGCGACGTGAATTCGCGGGGACCTCGCTCGCGGCGGCGGGGGCTGCGGCACTGCCCGCTGCGGGGGCTGCGGCGAGCACCCGTGAGACCCGACCCTCGACCGATTCCGGGAGCCCAGCCACCGCGCGCGCGCCGCGGGCCGGGCGGCTGCTCATCCTGGGCGGCACCGGCTTCATCGGTCCGCACATGGTGCGCGAGGCCCTCGCGCGGGGACACGAGGTTACGCTCTTCAACCGCGGACGCTCGAACCCCGGGCTCTTTCCCGGCGTCGAGACCCTCATCGGAGACCGCGACGGGGCGCTCGACGCGCTGCGCGGGAAGGAGTGGGACTACGTCATCGACAACAGCGGCTACGTCCCGCGCCTGGTGCGCGACTCGGCGACCCTGCTGCGCGACTCCGTGGGCCGGTACCTGTTCACCTCCACCGGTTCCGTGTACGACTTCGATCAGGACGAACTGCCGGAAGACGCCCGGCTGCTCGAGGTGACGGATCCCGAGAGCGAGGATGTCGGACGGTATTATGGCGAGTTGAAGGTGATGTGCGAGGAGGCGGTGCAGGAGATCTACGGCGACCGCGGCACGGTCACCCGCCTGCACGTCGTCGCGGGTCCCGGGGATCCCACGGACCGCTTCACGTACTGGCCCGTCCGGATCCATCACGGAGGCGAAGTGATCGCGCCGGGCGACATGGACAACCCGGTCCAGTTCATCGACGTGCGGGATCTGGCCGAGTTCTGCATGCACCTGCTGGAGGAGGGCACCGGCGGGACCTTCAACGTGGCGGGCCCGGCGCTCGACAGGACGCGCATGGACGAGTTCCTGTACGGGATCCGCGCGACCGTCACGACACCCGTGTCGTTCACGTGGGTGGATGAGGATTTCCTCCGGAACCGCGAGCCGCCCGCGCGCTTCCCCCTCTGGTACTCGCATCGCGGCCCGACGCGGGGGTTGGCGCAGGTCCGCTCGCACCGGGGCGTCGAGGCCGGACTGCGCTTCCGCCCCCTCGCGGTCACCGCGCGCGAGACGCTGGACTGGTTCCTGGGCGAGCCCGAAGAACGCCGGACGCAACTCCAGCTCAACCTCGAGCGCGATGCGCGGATCCTCGCGGACTGGAAGAGCCGGTAA
- a CDS encoding FAD-dependent oxidoreductase: MSDRPPQPAAASIAVIGAGIVGSCLVEHLAQRGWDDLVLIDKGPLPDPGGSTGHASNFIFPTDHSREVAMLTLESQRQYEALGVQTTCGGVEVARTEARLEELRRRMTSARAWGTDAELLTPAEVAERIPYLNPDVILGGFWMSSVSVVDSVRAGTLMRQRALSRGALTILDNTEVTGLEVEARPRGRPRLRAVVTSRGRIDVEHAVIACGVWSPLIAELAGASIPLTPAVHQMADLGPVGLLRATGDEIGYPIVRDMDAFMYERQKYGAMEVGSYAHRPILVHPEDIPGLEASARSPTELPFTGDDFAPQLAQAREIMGELLEGAGIGYAINGLLSLTPDAQPVLGETTEVGNLWSAAAVWIKEGPGAARLLAEWITHGHPRLCDPHESDVTRFQPHERTRGHVRARAREHFNKTYGIVHPREQWESRRDAHRSALHARTETLGAVYYEARGWERPQWYESNADLVERYGVADRPREWDRRWWSPIIEAEHLHLREKVGVVDLGAFQIFDVTGPGALAYLEGMAANGCDRPPGTSIYTPLLTPDGGFRADLTIQRLAADRFRVVTGAFDGARDAAWFRKHLPEDGSFRFEDRSAEICTLGVWGPRAEALLGRVSGADFSQAAFPYASVRDIALDGLPVTMCRISYVGESGWEIYMEASLAARVWDAVREAGRGFGVRPVGAGVYGTTGRMEKGYALMGAELTSEYSPVEAGLARPRVKRADFIGRAAYLKAKKAGPAATLRTLTMDDHADASGLARFPTGGNEPLLGPGGGRIVDARGRESRVTSAGMGPSVGKYLLMAYLPPELAAPGTRLHVLYMNEPFPVTVAAERALFDPTGARMRS, translated from the coding sequence GTGAGCGACCGCCCGCCACAGCCGGCCGCGGCGAGCATCGCCGTCATCGGGGCCGGCATCGTCGGCAGCTGCCTCGTCGAGCACCTGGCGCAGCGGGGCTGGGACGATCTCGTCCTCATCGACAAGGGCCCCCTGCCCGACCCCGGTGGGTCCACCGGCCACGCGTCGAACTTCATCTTCCCCACCGACCACAGCCGCGAGGTTGCGATGCTGACGCTGGAGAGCCAGCGGCAGTACGAGGCGCTCGGGGTGCAGACGACGTGCGGTGGCGTCGAAGTCGCCCGCACGGAAGCCCGGCTGGAGGAACTGCGGCGGCGCATGACCTCGGCGCGGGCGTGGGGCACCGACGCCGAGCTCCTCACGCCGGCGGAGGTGGCCGAGCGGATCCCGTACTTGAACCCCGACGTCATCCTGGGCGGCTTCTGGATGTCGTCCGTGTCCGTCGTCGACTCCGTGCGGGCCGGCACGCTGATGCGGCAGCGGGCCCTGTCCCGGGGAGCGCTCACCATCCTGGACAACACCGAGGTGACCGGGCTGGAGGTCGAAGCCCGGCCCCGCGGGCGCCCCCGCCTGCGGGCCGTCGTCACCTCCCGGGGCCGGATCGACGTCGAGCACGCGGTCATCGCGTGCGGCGTATGGAGCCCCCTCATCGCGGAACTGGCCGGCGCCTCGATTCCGCTCACGCCGGCGGTCCACCAGATGGCGGACCTCGGTCCGGTCGGCCTTCTCCGCGCCACCGGCGACGAGATCGGCTATCCCATTGTGCGCGACATGGACGCCTTCATGTACGAGCGCCAGAAGTACGGTGCCATGGAGGTCGGATCCTACGCGCACCGCCCCATCCTCGTGCACCCGGAGGACATCCCCGGACTCGAGGCGTCGGCACGCTCCCCCACGGAGTTGCCGTTCACGGGAGATGACTTCGCGCCCCAGCTCGCGCAGGCGCGGGAGATCATGGGAGAGCTGCTCGAGGGCGCCGGGATCGGGTACGCGATCAACGGCCTCCTCTCGCTCACGCCGGACGCGCAGCCGGTGCTGGGGGAGACCACCGAGGTGGGGAACCTGTGGTCCGCGGCGGCGGTCTGGATCAAGGAGGGTCCCGGGGCGGCGCGGCTTCTCGCGGAGTGGATCACGCACGGCCATCCGCGTCTGTGCGACCCTCACGAATCCGACGTCACCCGCTTCCAACCACACGAGCGCACCCGCGGGCATGTGCGGGCCCGCGCCCGGGAGCACTTCAACAAGACGTACGGGATCGTCCACCCGCGGGAGCAGTGGGAATCCCGCCGCGACGCGCACCGCTCGGCGCTCCACGCCCGCACCGAGACTCTTGGGGCCGTCTACTACGAGGCGCGCGGCTGGGAACGTCCGCAGTGGTACGAGTCGAACGCCGACCTGGTCGAACGCTACGGCGTCGCCGACCGGCCGCGCGAATGGGATCGCCGCTGGTGGTCTCCCATCATCGAGGCGGAGCACCTGCACCTGCGGGAGAAGGTCGGCGTCGTCGACCTGGGCGCGTTTCAGATCTTCGACGTGACGGGCCCCGGGGCGCTCGCCTACCTGGAGGGAATGGCGGCCAACGGGTGCGACCGGCCGCCGGGAACGTCCATCTACACCCCACTGCTGACGCCGGACGGCGGCTTCCGGGCCGACCTCACGATCCAGCGGCTGGCGGCGGACCGTTTCCGCGTCGTGACCGGCGCCTTCGACGGGGCGCGGGACGCGGCCTGGTTCCGGAAGCACCTGCCGGAAGACGGCTCCTTCCGCTTCGAGGATCGGTCGGCGGAGATCTGCACGCTCGGCGTCTGGGGTCCCCGGGCCGAGGCGCTCCTGGGGAGGGTCTCCGGGGCGGATTTCTCGCAGGCCGCGTTCCCGTACGCCTCCGTGCGCGACATCGCGCTGGACGGGCTTCCCGTCACGATGTGCCGGATCTCCTATGTCGGAGAGAGCGGATGGGAGATCTACATGGAGGCCTCGCTCGCGGCGCGGGTGTGGGACGCCGTGCGGGAGGCGGGCCGGGGCTTCGGCGTGCGGCCCGTGGGCGCCGGAGTCTACGGCACGACGGGCCGCATGGAGAAGGGCTACGCCCTCATGGGGGCCGAACTCACCTCGGAGTACTCACCGGTGGAGGCGGGCCTGGCGCGGCCGCGCGTGAAGCGGGCGGACTTCATCGGCCGTGCCGCTTACCTGAAAGCCAAAAAGGCGGGGCCCGCGGCAACGCTCCGCACGCTCACCATGGACGACCACGCCGACGCTTCCGGCCTCGCCCGCTTCCCCACCGGAGGCAACGAGCCGCTGCTTGGGCCAGGCGGGGGGCGCATCGTCGACGCCCGCGGAAGGGAGTCCCGCGTCACGTCGGCAGGGATGGGTCCGTCCGTGGGGAAGTACCTCCTCATGGCGTACCTGCCGCCGGAACTCGCCGCCCCGGGAACGCGGCTCCACGTCCTCTACATGAACGAACCCTTCCCGGTCACGGTGGCGGCCGAGAGGGCGCTCTTCGACCCCACCGGCGCCCGCATGAGATCGTGA
- a CDS encoding DUF3006 domain-containing protein: MSRKSEHFWVVDRVEGCIAVLIRDAEERAEDVPIETLPAGSREGAVLRVPEAEGRPDWGAAVLDEEARQARLREAENVLRRLRGRDPGGDVEL, encoded by the coding sequence TTGAGCCGGAAATCGGAGCACTTCTGGGTCGTCGACCGCGTCGAGGGGTGCATCGCCGTGCTCATCCGAGACGCGGAAGAGCGCGCCGAAGACGTGCCCATCGAGACGCTTCCTGCCGGAAGCCGCGAAGGCGCCGTGCTGCGCGTACCGGAGGCGGAGGGACGACCTGACTGGGGCGCGGCCGTGCTGGACGAAGAGGCGCGCCAGGCTCGACTGCGGGAGGCGGAAAACGTGCTCCGGCGCCTGAGGGGCCGCGATCCCGGCGGCGACGTCGAGCTCTAG
- a CDS encoding pyridoxal phosphate-dependent aminotransferase, producing MYLRYVPPMGIYETLYAFLGAFGTYMGEPGTNPWSQGFPRTVALPDGPSLPSTVTVTSEHRKYPKAWGLPALREAIAVYYRKSYGVDITAENVMVFAGGRPAIMALLLFLEPDIEVRLASTEYTPYYDVLEGLRRPYHLVHSGVDNGFRPPVSAYTAPREGRTLMLLSNPCNPTGVTRTGDELAALVAASAQDGLGLLVDEAYELLHDEPVSALAHVDDIERGNLFVVGAATKGLQAPGIRIGWAVAAKRHIEILGNFSSFGMGGVSHPSQCYAFELLDPERMRHVREAVPAFYAMQRERYGRAFEDLGLELFSGDGGFYHWCRLPNGWTAQRLNECLFTRGAAILKGTDCDMERLEDDSPLASFFRFSFGPLAPESFDADIALLGEALSEMRS from the coding sequence TTGTACCTGAGATATGTGCCCCCGATGGGGATCTACGAGACCCTCTACGCGTTTCTCGGGGCGTTCGGTACCTACATGGGCGAGCCCGGCACGAACCCGTGGAGCCAGGGGTTCCCGCGGACGGTCGCCCTGCCGGACGGCCCGTCGCTTCCGTCGACCGTGACGGTGACCTCCGAGCACCGCAAGTACCCCAAGGCGTGGGGGCTCCCGGCGCTGAGGGAGGCGATCGCCGTATACTACCGGAAGTCGTACGGCGTCGACATCACGGCGGAGAACGTGATGGTGTTCGCGGGCGGGCGTCCGGCGATCATGGCGCTCCTCCTCTTCCTCGAACCCGATATCGAGGTCCGGCTCGCGTCCACGGAATACACCCCATACTACGATGTCCTCGAGGGGCTGCGACGCCCCTACCACCTCGTGCACAGCGGCGTGGACAACGGGTTCCGGCCCCCCGTCTCCGCCTATACGGCTCCGCGAGAGGGGCGCACCCTGATGCTGCTGAGCAATCCGTGCAATCCGACGGGCGTGACGCGAACCGGGGACGAACTCGCGGCGCTCGTGGCCGCCAGCGCGCAGGACGGCCTGGGGCTCCTCGTCGACGAGGCATACGAGCTGCTCCACGACGAGCCGGTGAGCGCCCTCGCGCACGTGGACGACATCGAGCGCGGCAACCTGTTCGTCGTTGGCGCCGCCACGAAGGGCCTGCAGGCGCCCGGCATCCGCATCGGATGGGCCGTGGCGGCGAAGCGGCACATCGAGATCCTCGGGAACTTCTCCTCGTTCGGGATGGGCGGCGTGTCCCACCCGTCTCAGTGTTACGCGTTCGAACTCCTGGACCCCGAGCGCATGCGCCACGTCCGGGAAGCCGTCCCCGCCTTCTACGCCATGCAGCGCGAACGCTACGGCCGGGCCTTCGAGGATCTCGGCCTCGAACTCTTCTCGGGCGACGGCGGCTTCTACCACTGGTGCCGGCTCCCGAATGGCTGGACCGCCCAGCGGCTGAACGAATGCCTCTTCACCCGCGGGGCCGCGATCCTCAAGGGCACCGACTGCGACATGGAGCGCCTCGAGGACGACTCGCCGCTGGCGAGCTTCTTCCGCTTCTCCTTCGGCCCCCTCGCCCCGGAGTCGTTCGACGCCGACATCGCGCTCCTTGGCGAAGCGCTGAGCGAGATGCGATCCTGA